TTCACAGGCGACGACCGCGACCCGGCGGCCACGCAACATTCCCTCACCGGTCAGCACCGACTCGTCGGTGCCGCTGCGCTCGGCGGCAGCGGCCAGTTCCGAACGATACGCCGGCGAGGCCGAGACCTCGATCGGTTCTCGATCCCAGCTGCGATACGAACCGGGATCGAGCACACCATCGAAAAACTCACGCGCCGCGATCTTCACGCCCCGAGCGTAACCACGCCGGGCATGGAGATCCGCGGTCGTGGCGGAACCACGCGCCGACCCGACCGCCTCGCAGTGCGGCCGGTCGTCGATGTATCAGTAACCCTGAACCACTTTGCGCAGCGCGTACTCGGTGACCGAGACCAGCGCCTGCTTCACCGGCTCGCGCCGGCGTGCGTCGATCGACATGATCGGCACATCCGCCGGAACGGCCAGCGCCTGGCGGATGTCCTCCAGGGGGTACCGCGGTGCGTCGTCGAACTCGTTGATGGCCACCAGGAACGGCAGGCCGCGAGCTTCGAAGTAGTCGACGGCAGCGAAGCTGTCCTCGAGCCGTCTGGTGTCGATCAGCACTACCGCCCCGATGGCGCCACGAATCAGGTCGTCCCACATGAACCAGAAGCGGTACTGGCCGGGTGTGCCGAACAGATAAAGCACCAAATCGTCGGCGAGGCTGATCCTGCCGAAGTCCATGGCCACCGTGGTGGTGGCCTTCGTCGGCACGGCTGCCAGGCTGTCCACGCCCACACTGGCGTTGGTCACCAAAGCCTCGGTGCGTAGCGGAACAATTTCCGATACGGCACCGACCAAGGTCGTCTTACCCACACCGAAGCCACCTGCCACCACGATCTTCGCGGAGGTCGGCTTGGCGTTGCGGGTATCGACCTGGGCCGTCGAATCAAATACGCCGGAGTCCACTGAGAACCCTTTCGATCAGCTCGCGACGTTCATCGTCGCTCGAATCGTCTTTCAAAGTCGCCGAAACTCGCACATGTCCCGCCTCGATCAGGTCGGCGACAAGCACACGTGCCACCCCGATCGGAATACCCAGTCGGGCGGCCAGTTCCGCTACCGATGGCGATTCTCTGCACAACTCCACGATTGACGTCTCGATGTTGGTCAGTTCGAACTGCCGCTCGAAAGCGACCGGATGCGATGCGACAAGTGCCTCCAAGGCCAACTCCACCGTCGGCCGGGTACGACCGGCAGTCAGCGAGTACGGACGGACGAGGCTTGGCTCGGCGCTCCCCACGTGCTGGTTGTCTATGTCCATCCCACCATCAGGAACCCATCGTGACGCGAGGTGTGGCCTGAACTGTCTGGCCCACGCGCTCGACCAGCAGAGCCATCTCGTATCCCACCTGGCCGATATCGCACGACGTGTTCGTCAGCACGGCCAGGTAGGAACCGTCACCGACTGCCATGAGCAGTAGGTATCCGTGTTCCATCTCGACCACCGACTGCAGCACCGTGCCGCCTTCGAACAGGTTCGAAACGCCGACAGAGAGGCTGGCCAGACCTGCGGTCACAGCCGACAGCTGCTCGGCTCGGTCAACGGGCAATTGCGCGCTCGCGGCCATCAACAGGCCGTCCGCCGAAACCAGCACGGCATGAGCGACGCCCGGAACCTCGTTGGCGAAGTTCGAAACCAGCCAATCCAGCTGACGGTTCGTACCACCTAGATCGGGGTTCATCGGTCTCCTTTATCTCCGGTTAGGTTCATTGCTCCCATTGCGCGGCCATCCCGGACGCCCTGCTGGTGACGACTCAGACTTGACCTGATCGACTCTGGGTCGCGGTTCGTCGTCCGATCGGCCCGTCCGATGACACCACCGGGGACCAATCGATTA
The genomic region above belongs to Nocardia spumae and contains:
- a CDS encoding GTP-binding protein, which translates into the protein MDSGVFDSTAQVDTRNAKPTSAKIVVAGGFGVGKTTLVGAVSEIVPLRTEALVTNASVGVDSLAAVPTKATTTVAMDFGRISLADDLVLYLFGTPGQYRFWFMWDDLIRGAIGAVVLIDTRRLEDSFAAVDYFEARGLPFLVAINEFDDAPRYPLEDIRQALAVPADVPIMSIDARRREPVKQALVSVTEYALRKVVQGY
- a CDS encoding DUF742 domain-containing protein, coding for MDIDNQHVGSAEPSLVRPYSLTAGRTRPTVELALEALVASHPVAFERQFELTNIETSIVELCRESPSVAELAARLGIPIGVARVLVADLIEAGHVRVSATLKDDSSDDERRELIERVLSGLRRI
- a CDS encoding roadblock/LC7 domain-containing protein; this translates as MNPDLGGTNRQLDWLVSNFANEVPGVAHAVLVSADGLLMAASAQLPVDRAEQLSAVTAGLASLSVGVSNLFEGGTVLQSVVEMEHGYLLLMAVGDGSYLAVLTNTSCDIGQVGYEMALLVERVGQTVQATPRVTMGS